In Sphingobium sp. Cam5-1, the following proteins share a genomic window:
- a CDS encoding NAD(P)H-dependent flavin oxidoreductase encodes MKTRITELTGTRYPIIQGGMQWVGRAELASAVSNAGGLGILTALTQPTPEALAAEIERCRTMTDKPFGVNLTILPTAQPVPYEAYAEVIAGSGVGVVETAGRSPAEFIARFKQAGVKIIHKCTAVRHALSAQRAGVDAVSIDGFEAAGHPGEDDIPGMVLIPAAARALDIPILAAGGMATGRSMAAALALGAEGVTMGTRFMLTKEAPIHEAIKQAVVQGTERDTTLIFRQLRNTARVFRNAVAEEVNVKEREPGATFEDIRPLVAGARGRAALESGEIDGGLIWAGLGIGLMDDIPTCAELIERIVGECREALGRAVALTGEA; translated from the coding sequence ATGAAGACCCGGATTACCGAGCTTACCGGCACGCGCTATCCCATTATCCAGGGTGGCATGCAGTGGGTTGGCCGTGCCGAGCTGGCTTCGGCGGTGTCCAATGCTGGTGGCCTTGGCATACTGACGGCGCTGACGCAGCCGACGCCCGAGGCGCTGGCCGCCGAGATCGAGCGGTGCCGGACCATGACCGACAAGCCGTTCGGTGTGAACCTGACCATCCTGCCGACCGCGCAGCCGGTCCCTTACGAAGCCTATGCCGAGGTCATCGCCGGATCGGGCGTTGGCGTAGTCGAGACAGCCGGGCGCAGTCCGGCCGAGTTCATCGCCCGTTTCAAGCAGGCGGGCGTCAAGATCATCCACAAATGCACCGCCGTCCGCCATGCGCTGTCCGCGCAGCGGGCGGGCGTCGATGCCGTGTCGATCGACGGGTTCGAAGCGGCGGGCCATCCGGGCGAGGATGATATTCCGGGCATGGTGCTGATCCCCGCTGCGGCGCGCGCGCTGGACATCCCGATCCTGGCGGCGGGTGGCATGGCGACCGGACGCAGCATGGCGGCGGCGCTGGCCTTGGGCGCGGAAGGCGTGACGATGGGCACCCGCTTCATGCTGACCAAGGAAGCGCCGATCCATGAGGCGATCAAGCAGGCGGTGGTGCAGGGGACGGAGCGCGACACGACGCTGATCTTCCGCCAGTTGCGCAACACGGCGCGTGTCTTCCGCAATGCCGTCGCGGAGGAGGTGAATGTCAAGGAACGGGAGCCCGGCGCTACGTTCGAGGATATTCGGCCGCTGGTCGCCGGTGCGCGTGGGCGCGCTGCGCTGGAAAGCGGGGAAATCGATGGCGGCCTAATTTGGGCTGGCCTTGGCATCGGCCTGATGGACGATATTCCGACATGCGCCGAACTGATCGAGCGCATCGTGGGCGAATGCCGCGAGGCGCTGGGCCGCGCCGTGGCGCTGACCGGGGAGGCATGA
- a CDS encoding nuclear transport factor 2 family protein — protein sequence MITLEDKIAIQELVARFTRCSDFGDWEGLATLFAPEVVTELEGLPIRYEGVEAQVEHAKESANQTEGKNRHYNFNMIVSERDGAVHAEYAFMNVNAGQAPMSAKIVVSGRQRDTVVKTGDGWKIAHRFVQFDQSFSLDF from the coding sequence ATGATCACGCTGGAAGACAAAATCGCGATTCAGGAACTGGTCGCGCGTTTCACCCGCTGTTCCGACTTTGGCGATTGGGAAGGCCTTGCCACCCTCTTTGCGCCCGAGGTGGTGACGGAGTTGGAAGGCCTGCCGATCCGCTATGAAGGCGTCGAGGCTCAGGTCGAGCATGCCAAGGAGTCGGCCAATCAGACCGAAGGCAAAAACCGTCACTATAATTTCAACATGATCGTGTCCGAGAGGGACGGCGCGGTACATGCCGAATATGCTTTTATGAACGTCAATGCGGGGCAAGCGCCGATGAGCGCCAAGATCGTCGTGAGCGGCCGTCAGCGGGACACGGTGGTGAAGACCGGCGACGGGTGGAAGATCGCACATCGCTTCGTTCAGTTCGACCAGTCGTTCAGCCTTGATTTCTAA
- a CDS encoding serine hydrolase domain-containing protein: MTETSRDVTNLPETEAKLREFVEQGVISGGILAWGTVDGPVRYHGEGVLGYARKDGVDERSIFRVFSQSKPITGIGAMMLIEDGIIGLDQPIGEILPAFAEMRVIEGDDPEVTRPAARPITVRHLLTHTAGFGMDGMTLGELYTKHGVAPGSRDWVPGPGDLPVPATLAELGERIAALPLATDPGTRFDYSVALDVLGLVIEVASGMPFDTFLKTRLFDPLGMVDTGFSITADQAARFADLPQQQEDGTWALADDAADSLYARPYYPSGGGGLVSTAHDYSRFAAMLLNEGELDGVRLLKPETVRIARSNLLPEAVTHVDVPIGYTLSNVGMGAGMSVSLAASEQTNSFFDWPGAVPAGVFGWPGAAGTACWMDPERKFFLLYLTQYWPSWLNGSMRPEIVAAAYRDLEKQ, from the coding sequence ATGACCGAGACCAGCCGGGATGTGACCAATTTGCCGGAAACCGAGGCGAAGCTGCGCGAATTTGTCGAGCAGGGCGTCATATCGGGCGGCATCCTTGCATGGGGAACCGTGGACGGCCCGGTCCGCTACCATGGCGAAGGCGTGCTGGGCTATGCGCGAAAGGATGGCGTGGACGAGCGGTCCATCTTCCGCGTCTTTTCGCAGTCGAAGCCGATCACCGGCATCGGCGCGATGATGCTGATCGAGGATGGCATCATCGGGCTGGACCAGCCGATCGGCGAAATACTCCCGGCATTTGCCGAGATGCGCGTCATCGAGGGTGATGACCCGGAAGTGACGCGGCCTGCGGCGCGCCCGATTACCGTTCGCCACCTGCTGACCCATACGGCGGGCTTTGGCATGGATGGCATGACGCTGGGCGAGCTTTATACGAAGCATGGCGTGGCGCCGGGTTCGCGGGACTGGGTGCCGGGTCCGGGCGATCTCCCGGTGCCGGCAACGCTTGCCGAATTGGGCGAGCGTATTGCCGCGCTGCCCTTGGCAACCGATCCCGGCACGCGGTTCGATTACAGCGTCGCGCTGGACGTGCTTGGGCTGGTGATCGAAGTGGCGTCGGGCATGCCGTTCGATACCTTCCTGAAGACGCGGCTGTTCGATCCGCTGGGCATGGTGGACACGGGCTTTTCCATCACGGCGGATCAGGCCGCCCGCTTTGCTGATCTCCCCCAGCAGCAGGAGGACGGCACATGGGCATTGGCCGATGATGCGGCGGACAGTCTCTATGCGCGGCCTTATTATCCGTCGGGTGGCGGCGGCCTTGTGTCGACTGCGCATGATTATTCGCGCTTTGCGGCCATGCTGCTCAATGAGGGCGAACTGGACGGCGTGCGCTTACTAAAGCCGGAAACGGTGCGGATCGCACGGTCGAACCTGCTGCCCGAAGCGGTGACGCATGTGGACGTGCCGATCGGTTATACGCTGTCCAATGTCGGAATGGGCGCGGGCATGTCCGTTTCCTTGGCAGCGAGCGAGCAGACCAACAGCTTCTTCGACTGGCCGGGCGCGGTGCCCGCCGGTGTGTTCGGTTGGCCGGGTGCTGCGGGGACGGCATGCTGGATGGACCCGGAGCGCAAGTTCTTCCTCTTGTACCTCACGCAATATTGGCCATCCTGGCTGAACGGCAGCATGCGGCCTGAGATTGTCGCGGCGGCCTACCGCGATCTGGAGAAGCAATAA
- a CDS encoding SDR family NAD(P)-dependent oxidoreductase, with protein MDIKNLCAVVTGGASGLGSATAERLSELGARVAIFDLNEEAGTALAQRLGGSFHHVDVTSAESVDAGLAAAEAQLGTPRVLVNCAGIAPGFRVVGKDGSPHPLDAFRKAVEINLIGTFNVISRFAARVAAAGGEGEEAGVIVNTASVAAFDGQIGQAAYSASKGGVVGMTLPIARDLAQHRIRVMTIAPGIFLTPMMQGLPQATQDSLGKQVPHPSRLGKPEEFAKLVQNIIENPMLNGEVIRLDGAIRMGPR; from the coding sequence GTGGACATTAAGAATTTGTGCGCTGTCGTCACCGGCGGCGCTTCGGGGCTGGGCAGTGCGACTGCTGAAAGGCTGTCCGAGCTTGGCGCTCGCGTCGCGATATTCGACTTGAACGAGGAAGCTGGCACCGCGCTTGCGCAACGGTTGGGCGGCAGCTTTCACCATGTGGATGTGACCAGCGCGGAATCCGTGGACGCAGGATTGGCGGCGGCAGAGGCGCAGCTGGGGACGCCGCGTGTGCTGGTGAACTGCGCGGGCATCGCGCCGGGCTTTCGTGTCGTGGGCAAGGATGGTTCGCCTCACCCACTCGACGCATTCCGCAAGGCTGTCGAGATCAACCTGATCGGCACATTCAACGTTATTTCCCGCTTTGCCGCCCGGGTGGCTGCTGCTGGCGGGGAAGGCGAAGAAGCTGGCGTGATCGTCAACACCGCATCGGTAGCTGCTTTTGATGGACAGATCGGGCAGGCTGCCTATTCGGCGTCCAAGGGTGGTGTCGTGGGCATGACTCTGCCGATCGCGCGAGACCTGGCGCAACATCGCATTCGCGTGATGACGATCGCGCCGGGCATTTTCCTGACGCCGATGATGCAAGGCCTGCCACAGGCGACGCAGGATTCGCTGGGCAAGCAGGTTCCGCACCCTTCGCGGCTCGGTAAACCGGAAGAATTTGCGAAGCTGGTTCAGAATATCATTGAAAATCCGATGCTGAACGGAGAGGTGATCCGTCTGGACGGCGCGATCCGCATGGGACCGCGCTGA
- a CDS encoding MFS transporter → MTGQARESGPRLAAFSVTSIATGGFNIPLQTYLPAFYATVIGMDLATVGLVFMISRLWSAAADPVIGWASDHTRTRVGRRKPWILGGGVLFLLSLLAVFSPPAGATPLYLGGWLLLLCLGWTATSTPLYAWGGEMASSPVERARIQAYIQTGSSIGIFLVLVLPAALDALGRGNPEVRVGSMGALVAAVLAVGMVLIAFLFREPSLPERAPAGANWRQGMKAVLTDAALWRIVASDFFVALGQGFRTAVFLFFVTRYMGMASPAMLLMLQYAFGMFAAPLWARISYRFGRLRTLIMAEGVQVAINLMVLFLTPDRMWLFILLIVGQGLTQGSGNLMLRSMIYDVADRHREGSGVERAGLFSSVFNVTTNAAYAIAVGIALSIVGLLGFDPRSSGSEGVAGVHLFFAIGPAIGHLLSILVISWKRGSRGGRLDAESRLPSA, encoded by the coding sequence ATGACCGGGCAGGCGCGTGAGTCGGGGCCGCGCCTTGCGGCATTTTCCGTGACGAGCATCGCGACCGGCGGGTTCAATATTCCGCTCCAGACCTATTTGCCTGCCTTTTACGCCACGGTGATCGGCATGGACCTGGCGACCGTCGGGCTGGTCTTCATGATCAGCCGTCTGTGGAGCGCGGCGGCCGACCCCGTTATCGGATGGGCTTCGGACCACACACGCACGCGCGTCGGAAGGCGCAAACCCTGGATTTTGGGCGGCGGCGTGCTGTTCCTTCTGTCCCTGCTCGCGGTCTTTTCGCCGCCTGCCGGAGCCACGCCGCTCTATCTTGGCGGGTGGTTGCTGCTGCTGTGCCTGGGGTGGACTGCCACCTCCACGCCGCTTTACGCCTGGGGCGGGGAGATGGCGTCATCGCCCGTCGAGCGAGCGCGTATCCAGGCCTATATCCAGACAGGGTCGTCCATCGGCATCTTTCTGGTGCTGGTATTGCCTGCCGCGCTGGACGCGCTGGGCCGGGGCAATCCTGAGGTTCGGGTCGGATCGATGGGGGCGCTCGTCGCCGCTGTCCTCGCCGTTGGCATGGTGCTGATCGCCTTTCTCTTTCGCGAGCCGTCGCTGCCGGAACGCGCGCCCGCAGGCGCGAACTGGCGGCAGGGGATGAAGGCGGTGCTGACCGATGCAGCACTTTGGCGGATCGTGGCGTCGGATTTCTTCGTCGCGCTGGGGCAGGGCTTTCGCACTGCCGTGTTCCTGTTCTTCGTGACGCGTTACATGGGCATGGCTTCACCGGCCATGTTGCTGATGCTGCAATATGCGTTCGGCATGTTCGCAGCGCCGCTATGGGCGCGGATCAGTTATCGGTTCGGGAGGCTAAGAACGCTGATCATGGCCGAGGGCGTGCAGGTTGCGATCAACCTGATGGTCTTGTTCCTGACGCCGGATCGCATGTGGCTGTTCATCCTGCTGATCGTGGGACAGGGGCTGACGCAGGGATCGGGCAATCTGATGCTGCGGTCGATGATCTATGATGTGGCAGACCGTCATCGCGAGGGTAGCGGCGTGGAGCGGGCCGGGCTGTTTTCATCCGTGTTCAATGTGACGACCAACGCGGCCTATGCGATCGCAGTGGGTATAGCCTTGTCCATCGTGGGCTTGCTCGGATTTGATCCGAGGTCTTCAGGATCGGAAGGGGTCGCGGGCGTACATCTGTTCTTTGCGATCGGCCCCGCTATTGGGCATTTGCTGTCGATCCTTGTGATCAGCTGGAAGCGCGGGAGCAGAGGTGGAAGGCTGGATGCTGAAAGCCGCCTGCCTTCCGCTTGA
- a CDS encoding N-acyl-D-amino-acid deacylase family protein, with the protein MSTCDLLVRGGTIVDGSGGEPFVGDVAIHDGKIVSVGTFTGEAREVIDATGLTVTPGFVDIHTHYDGQAIWSEELSPSSSHGVTTVVIGNCGVGFAPCRAADHDRLIRLMEGVEDIPGVVMAEGLSWDWESFPDYLNALESRPRDIDVAALLPHSPLRVFVMGERGAQREAATPADLEKMQALTREALNAGAIGFASSRLLIHRTKAGENIPSYQADVEELKAIATAMREADTGVLQMVLDAPFSSWTDELAHLLAVAKAANRPATFTLGTSNTGEPVWQDALRICEEANAQGLKISPQILPRPVGMICGFELSSHPFSLCPSYEAIAALPLDQQLAHLRDAAFRAKLIAEQPHEGHPLAMMTRNWDWIFPLSDPPNYEPPAESSVGAQARSLNLTPEEVAYDLMMNGGDGRGMLYNTLGNFYNGSLDTVHDLITHPDTVMGLGDGGAHYAAICDASYPTFLLTYWTRDRAGPKLGIPQAVRALTSRPAETMDLRDRGRIAPGYKADINIIDLEALRLHAPHIRYGLPGGGRRLDQNATGFVATIVSGEVIRRTDKATGARPGRLVRGAQTAPANIVEEYAGAL; encoded by the coding sequence ATGAGCACATGCGACCTGCTGGTCCGTGGCGGCACCATCGTCGACGGCAGCGGCGGCGAGCCTTTCGTGGGCGATGTCGCCATCCATGATGGAAAAATCGTCAGCGTCGGCACTTTTACGGGCGAAGCCCGCGAAGTCATCGACGCAACGGGCCTCACCGTCACGCCCGGCTTTGTCGATATCCATACCCATTATGATGGTCAGGCCATCTGGTCGGAGGAACTCTCCCCCTCCTCCTCCCATGGCGTGACCACGGTCGTGATCGGCAATTGCGGCGTGGGCTTCGCGCCTTGCCGCGCTGCTGATCACGACCGTTTGATCCGCTTGATGGAGGGTGTCGAAGACATCCCCGGAGTCGTCATGGCCGAAGGGCTCAGCTGGGATTGGGAAAGCTTCCCAGACTATCTGAATGCCCTCGAAAGCCGTCCCCGCGACATCGACGTTGCCGCCCTTCTGCCGCACAGCCCCTTGCGCGTATTCGTAATGGGCGAGCGCGGCGCGCAGCGCGAAGCCGCGACCCCTGCCGACCTTGAAAAGATGCAGGCCCTCACCCGCGAGGCGCTAAATGCGGGCGCGATCGGCTTCGCAAGCTCGCGCCTCCTCATCCACCGCACAAAGGCTGGAGAGAATATCCCCAGCTATCAGGCCGATGTCGAAGAACTCAAAGCCATAGCAACCGCCATGCGGGAAGCCGACACCGGCGTCCTGCAAATGGTGCTGGACGCTCCCTTCTCCAGCTGGACCGACGAGCTTGCCCACCTTCTCGCTGTCGCAAAGGCGGCGAACCGGCCAGCCACCTTCACGCTCGGCACCTCCAACACAGGCGAGCCCGTCTGGCAGGACGCGCTACGCATCTGCGAGGAAGCCAATGCGCAGGGCCTGAAGATCAGCCCCCAAATACTCCCCCGCCCCGTCGGCATGATCTGCGGCTTTGAACTATCCAGCCATCCCTTCTCGCTCTGCCCAAGCTATGAGGCGATCGCCGCCCTGCCGCTCGATCAGCAACTCGCGCATCTGCGTGATGCCGCCTTCCGCGCAAAGCTCATCGCGGAACAACCGCATGAGGGCCATCCCCTGGCGATGATGACCCGCAATTGGGACTGGATTTTCCCGCTCTCCGACCCGCCCAACTACGAACCCCCAGCGGAAAGCAGCGTCGGAGCGCAAGCGCGCAGCCTGAACCTCACGCCGGAGGAGGTCGCCTACGACCTCATGATGAACGGCGGCGATGGCAGGGGGATGCTCTACAACACGCTCGGCAACTTCTATAATGGCAGCCTCGACACGGTGCATGACCTGATCACGCATCCGGACACGGTCATGGGATTGGGTGACGGCGGCGCCCATTATGCGGCGATCTGCGATGCAAGCTATCCCACCTTCCTGCTGACCTACTGGACCCGCGATCGGGCAGGGCCAAAGCTCGGCATCCCCCAGGCCGTCCGCGCCCTCACCTCACGCCCGGCCGAGACCATGGACCTGCGCGACCGTGGCAGGATCGCCCCCGGCTACAAGGCGGACATCAACATCATCGATCTTGAGGCCCTGCGCCTACACGCTCCTCATATACGCTACGGCCTGCCGGGAGGCGGCAGGCGGCTGGACCAGAATGCCACCGGCTTCGTCGCCACCATAGTATCGGGCGAAGTCATCCGCCGTACCGACAAGGCGACCGGCGCGCGGCCGGGCCGACTGGTCAGGGGCGCTCAAACCGCACCAGCCAACATAGTGGAGGAATATGCCGGAGCGTTGTAA
- a CDS encoding TauD/TfdA dioxygenase family protein, with the protein MALPWTERPLEPFGVEIGVGLQWPLPDGFEQRLTELFDRHKLILFRDQKLSEADQVRLLENFGRVLGSHGEYREISSDGALGSGPLTWHSDLAFTEEPFKIISLHAVAVNDGQSWTDFANGAAAAAVLPPQLKAAVAGREAVTMIAPIQTHRTVGYDSSTDMPHQIRPVIILHPRTGEPILYISDMQTARITGMDQAESDATLNALFAELYRDDRVYRHHWNNGDLVIWDNIALQHARCDLTGMTPRRLQRIVVADKSFFDLLPQFKVGDERISAWGSGNKQLVLD; encoded by the coding sequence ATGGCATTGCCATGGACGGAACGGCCGCTGGAACCGTTCGGCGTAGAAATCGGCGTTGGGCTGCAATGGCCGCTGCCCGACGGCTTCGAACAGCGCCTGACCGAGCTATTCGATCGCCACAAGCTCATCCTGTTCCGCGATCAGAAGCTCAGCGAGGCCGATCAGGTCCGGCTGCTCGAAAATTTCGGCCGGGTCCTGGGGTCGCACGGTGAATATCGCGAAATCTCCAGCGATGGCGCCCTCGGATCGGGGCCGCTCACATGGCACAGCGATCTGGCCTTCACCGAAGAACCCTTCAAGATCATCTCGCTGCATGCCGTCGCCGTGAATGACGGGCAAAGCTGGACCGACTTCGCCAATGGCGCGGCCGCCGCCGCCGTTCTGCCACCGCAATTGAAGGCCGCCGTCGCAGGCCGGGAAGCCGTCACGATGATCGCGCCGATCCAGACGCACCGAACGGTCGGCTATGACAGTTCGACCGACATGCCGCATCAGATACGCCCGGTCATCATCCTCCACCCCCGGACTGGCGAGCCCATCCTCTATATCAGCGACATGCAGACCGCCCGCATCACCGGCATGGATCAGGCGGAAAGCGACGCCACGCTGAACGCCCTGTTTGCCGAACTCTATCGCGATGATCGCGTGTACCGCCACCACTGGAACAATGGCGACCTCGTCATCTGGGACAATATCGCGCTCCAGCATGCCCGCTGCGACCTCACCGGCATGACGCCCCGCCGCCTCCAGCGCATCGTCGTCGCGGACAAGAGCTTCTTCGACCTGCTGCCGCAATTCAAGGTGGGGGATGAACGGATCAGCGCCTGGGGTTCAGGCAACAAGCAATTGGTACTTGATTGA
- a CDS encoding FAD-binding oxidoreductase, with product MATAVHVPQADWSALRAMFGDRFSDSAAIRDHHGRAETFYPAMPPDAVVFPLSTEELAAAVIFCKERGIAVTPYGTGTSLEGNFLAARGGLCIDLSRMDQVLRVSPEDLDCTVQAGVTRKQLNSELRDTGLFFPVDPGADASIGGMASTRASGTNAVRYGTMRQNVLGLTIVLADGRIIHTGGRARKSAAGYDLTGLFVGSEGTLGIITEVTLRLYGQPEAVSAAVCEFETLRGAVNAVIQTIQIGLPVARIELLDPLQIRAINAYSRTNYRECPTLFLEFHGTPAGVAEQAENFGQIATDNGGGQFTWATKTEDRTALWEARHKVHYANLALRPGCKAIATDVCVPISRLCDCIDETRRAIEASGLTAPIVGHVGDGNFHVILVFDPNLAEETKKAKALSERIVEIALAMEGSCTGEHGIGIGKKAHLLTEHGAAVEVMRQIKRALDPDGIMNPEKVIDL from the coding sequence ATGGCAACGGCGGTACATGTCCCGCAAGCTGACTGGTCCGCCCTGCGCGCCATGTTCGGCGATCGGTTCAGCGATAGCGCTGCCATCCGCGATCATCATGGTCGGGCAGAGACCTTCTACCCGGCCATGCCCCCGGACGCGGTTGTCTTCCCCCTCAGCACGGAGGAACTCGCCGCAGCGGTCATCTTCTGCAAGGAACGGGGCATCGCCGTCACGCCTTACGGCACCGGCACATCGCTGGAAGGCAATTTTCTGGCGGCAAGAGGCGGTCTTTGCATCGACCTCTCCCGCATGGATCAGGTGCTGCGCGTCAGTCCAGAAGATTTGGACTGCACCGTGCAGGCGGGCGTCACCCGGAAGCAGCTCAACAGCGAGTTGCGCGACACGGGCTTGTTCTTCCCTGTCGATCCGGGCGCCGACGCGTCCATCGGCGGCATGGCTTCGACACGCGCCTCCGGCACCAACGCGGTTCGCTACGGCACGATGCGCCAGAATGTGCTGGGGCTGACGATAGTGCTTGCCGATGGCCGGATCATCCACACCGGTGGGCGAGCGCGTAAATCCGCGGCCGGGTACGACCTCACCGGGCTATTCGTCGGGTCCGAAGGCACGCTCGGCATCATCACCGAAGTCACCTTGCGCCTCTATGGCCAGCCAGAAGCCGTCTCCGCCGCCGTTTGCGAATTTGAAACATTGCGCGGCGCGGTGAACGCAGTGATTCAGACGATCCAGATCGGCCTTCCCGTCGCCCGTATCGAATTGCTCGATCCGCTACAGATCCGCGCGATAAATGCCTACAGCCGGACAAACTATCGCGAATGTCCGACGCTGTTCCTCGAATTTCACGGCACGCCTGCGGGCGTTGCGGAACAGGCGGAAAACTTCGGACAGATCGCCACCGACAATGGCGGCGGCCAATTCACCTGGGCGACTAAGACGGAGGACCGAACCGCCCTCTGGGAAGCACGCCATAAGGTCCATTATGCCAATCTGGCGCTGCGCCCAGGGTGCAAGGCGATCGCAACGGATGTCTGCGTCCCGATTTCACGGCTTTGCGACTGTATAGACGAAACGCGCCGCGCCATTGAGGCAAGCGGCCTTACCGCACCGATCGTGGGTCATGTCGGTGACGGGAATTTCCATGTCATCCTCGTCTTCGATCCAAACTTGGCCGAGGAAACGAAGAAGGCGAAGGCATTGTCGGAACGGATCGTCGAAATCGCTCTCGCCATGGAGGGCAGCTGCACTGGCGAGCATGGCATCGGCATTGGCAAGAAAGCCCATCTCCTTACGGAGCATGGCGCCGCTGTCGAGGTGATGCGCCAGATCAAGCGGGCACTCGACCCGGATGGCATCATGAACCCTGAAAAAGTTATCGACCTTTGA
- a CDS encoding crotonase/enoyl-CoA hydratase family protein: protein MSYKTIRYEVEDDGVLLLTLNRPDKLNAFTVEMCEELIDAYGRASQDDAVRVIVVTGEGRAFCAGMDLSVGGNVFGLDESMTPTMEDLRERSEDPAILKGVRDTGGRVAMAMYDCLKPIVGAVNGAAVGIGSTMLLPMDFRFASDKARFGFVFGRLGITMEACSSFFLPRIVGLEQALEWAYKADIFDAAEAHDKGLVRAVFPAEILVEEAKAFARSLVKDRSPVSIALIRQMLNRNSAQPDPWQAHLTESLAVFYTSQADGREGVRAFNEKRPAEFTGKASQMPPFFPWYGEK, encoded by the coding sequence ATGAGCTACAAAACCATACGCTATGAGGTCGAGGATGATGGCGTCCTGCTGCTGACGCTGAACCGGCCCGACAAGCTGAACGCGTTCACGGTCGAGATGTGCGAAGAGTTGATCGACGCATATGGCCGGGCGAGCCAGGATGATGCGGTGCGCGTGATCGTGGTGACGGGTGAGGGCCGTGCCTTCTGTGCGGGCATGGACCTGTCGGTCGGGGGCAATGTCTTTGGCCTGGATGAGAGCATGACACCGACGATGGAGGATCTGCGTGAACGCAGCGAAGATCCGGCCATCCTGAAAGGCGTGCGGGACACGGGCGGTCGCGTGGCGATGGCGATGTATGATTGCCTGAAGCCGATCGTCGGTGCGGTGAACGGCGCGGCGGTCGGCATTGGTTCGACCATGCTGCTGCCGATGGATTTCCGTTTCGCGTCGGACAAGGCGCGCTTCGGCTTTGTCTTCGGACGGCTGGGCATCACGATGGAGGCGTGCTCGTCCTTCTTCCTGCCGCGCATCGTCGGATTGGAGCAGGCGCTGGAATGGGCTTACAAGGCCGATATTTTCGATGCTGCCGAAGCGCATGACAAGGGACTGGTGCGCGCCGTGTTCCCGGCCGAGATACTGGTTGAAGAGGCGAAGGCCTTTGCTCGCTCGCTGGTCAAGGATCGCTCGCCCGTTTCGATCGCGCTGATCCGGCAGATGCTGAACCGCAACAGCGCGCAGCCCGATCCGTGGCAGGCGCACCTGACGGAATCGCTGGCGGTGTTCTACACCAGTCAGGCGGACGGCCGCGAAGGGGTCCGCGCCTTTAATGAAAAGCGGCCAGCGGAATTCACGGGTAAGGCGTCGCAGATGCCGCCCTTCTTCCCCTGGTATGGCGAAAAATAA
- a CDS encoding SDR family NAD(P)-dependent oxidoreductase has protein sequence MPILDNDADFTPCLGSPGTGVVITGGASGIGLAAAHALAAVGRPVALWDINAEGAAGSASIIESRYGVRAAGFGVDLRNPQAVTPAAIATRAAIGAIGGIVHCAGTAEATGIDGVTPENWDAGLALHVRSIVLMTQAFREDLRKSPGSAIVALSSINATLGNGMIPIYSAAKGAVISLVHSMADELAADGVRINAVSPGMIDTPIIAETKAHLPGHFERRIMLGRYGAPEELGRVIRFLMSDEASYMTGAEIVVDGGNINSQRQ, from the coding sequence ATGCCGATACTGGACAATGACGCCGACTTCACGCCTTGTCTGGGATCGCCCGGCACCGGCGTAGTGATTACGGGCGGAGCTTCCGGTATCGGGCTGGCGGCGGCGCATGCGCTGGCTGCCGTAGGGCGGCCGGTTGCCCTGTGGGACATTAATGCGGAGGGTGCGGCCGGATCGGCGAGCATCATCGAGAGCCGCTATGGCGTGCGCGCGGCGGGTTTCGGCGTCGATCTGCGCAACCCGCAGGCGGTGACGCCCGCCGCCATCGCGACACGGGCGGCGATCGGTGCTATTGGCGGTATCGTGCATTGTGCGGGCACGGCCGAAGCCACGGGCATCGACGGAGTGACGCCGGAAAACTGGGATGCAGGACTGGCCCTGCATGTCCGGTCGATCGTCCTTATGACCCAGGCTTTCCGCGAAGACCTGCGTAAGTCGCCGGGGAGCGCCATTGTCGCACTGTCATCCATCAACGCGACGCTGGGTAATGGGATGATACCGATCTACAGCGCGGCGAAGGGCGCGGTAATATCACTGGTCCATTCGATGGCGGATGAACTGGCGGCTGATGGCGTACGCATCAACGCGGTGAGTCCCGGCATGATCGATACGCCGATCATTGCGGAGACCAAGGCCCATCTGCCGGGGCATTTCGAGCGGCGGATCATGCTGGGCCGCTATGGCGCGCCGGAAGAACTGGGACGCGTCATCCGTTTCCTGATGTCGGATGAAGCGAGTTACATGACGGGCGCGGAAATCGTCGTGGACGGCGGCAACATCAATTCGCAACGGCAATAG